Proteins encoded together in one Camelina sativa cultivar DH55 chromosome 9, Cs, whole genome shotgun sequence window:
- the LOC104711532 gene encoding inhibitor of trypsin and hageman factor-like, translated as MSLKCPFPHIGCENCDCMGITCQHLFPGLKVEWPELRGVSGLEAKRIIENDNPKVTCVLVPQGDGVLHINCCNRVLLRLPANDCPNGPVLNLPQVG; from the exons atGAGTTTGAAGTGTCCGTTCCCTCATATCGGATGTGAAAACTGTGATTGTATGGGCATTACTTGCCAGCATCTATTTCCAg GGTTGAAAGTGGAGTGGCCAGAACTAAGAGGAGTAAGTGGACTTGAAGCAAAGAGaataattgaaaatgataaTCCAAAAGTGACTTGTGTTTTAGTTCCACAAGGTGATGGTGTGCTCCACATCAATTGTTGTAACCGTGTCCTTCTCCGTCTTCCTGCCAATGATTGTCCTAACGGTCCTGTCCTTAATCTTCCTCAAGTCGGATGA
- the LOC104711533 gene encoding inhibitor of trypsin and hageman factor-like, with product MSLKCPFPHIGCENCDCTGITCQHLFPGLKVEWPELRGVSGLEAKRIIENDNPKVTCVLVPQGDGVLHINCCNRVLLRLPANDCPNGPVLNLPQVG from the exons ATGAGTTTGAAGTGTCCGTTCCCTCATATCGGATGTGAAAACTGTGATTGTACAGGCATTACTTGCCAACATCTATTTCCAG GGTTGAAAGTGGAGTGGCCAGAACTAAGAGGAGTAAGTGGACTTGAAGCAAAGAGaataattgaaaatgataaTCCAAAAGTGACTTGTGTTTTAGTTCCACAAGGTGATGGTGTGCTCCACATCAATTGTTGTAACCGTGTCCTTCTCCGTCTTCCTGCCAATGATTGTCCTAACGGTCCTGTCCTTAATCTTCCTCAAGTCGGATGA